The nucleotide window GGCATGAGACAGAGAGAAGGAAGCGGAGGTGGAAGGAAAAGGCAGAGAAGCCTCTTCGAGATGAAAGCTTCTACGAAACAGACTCGATCTCAAATCTGGGCCGCTGTTTATCGAGCTGTCGAGTACAATTTTAGAActtaagtaaaaagaaaaatgtctgaattccattttattttatttccccTCACAAACTGGAGCCGTTTATTGTTTTATTCtgatttaaatgttattgttttggagtgtttacacaaactACAGCTTGTACCATAATCTGTTATTTGTATCTGATTTTAACATTTGaaaattttaaagatttttaccATTTTCCCTTCATCTGTACTTTGTATTCCAGACaaagtatttatatatttagtaAATTAGATGATACATTTCTACTGAAGATAAGAATTTGTAAAAAGTAACGAGCAACAGTGGAGATGACTTGACTCTGATTGGTGATTGACCGTTCGATGGCCTTATGAGCTGCTCTATCGTGTTTTCTCTTTGGCTGTAAATCGCAGTGAGCTGCCTGACAAATATGACCTCGTCTCTACTCACCATGGAGACCTgtgatttatattaaaaatatttctcagaaATGTGATGAATGCAGGCCCAGAGCTCCAAACGTACTCCATCATCATTATGAGGCAGTTTGTTTTTGACCTTTTAATAGCAAACTACTGATAGAGGGCTTtgcactttatttatttgaatttaaTCTTCTTTAGTTATCGGATCAAGAACTGCTGCTTCttaatataattattattatgccACACATTGCTTACAGATTAAATGATTAATATATTCTTGCTACATCTCTAAACAGTATTTGTTTTGATGCCAAAATTCTGGGGAGTATTGGAAATTTTATAATGATTTTCACCTCATATCTAAAGTCTGTGAATAGTCAAAAGAGTAAAGGGAATGAAAGGATTCAGgattgagaaaaaaaacatgaataagaAACTCTAAACAGGAGTGATGCTATgaggagacagacagacagagagggaagGAGATCAAGATTTTGTCCCAAAAACATGCTCTTAAAGCTACAGCGTGCAAAAATCTGCCTCTTGGTGACAATATAATCATTACAAACCCATACATGAATGCATTACCCTttgttaatatgaaaacaacaacgacaacaacaaTAAGAAGAACAATAATGAAATCAAATCAGATAATGGTACATGTCGCCTTGATTTAAACCACCTCCTTAAACATTAAGGAACTGAGCCGTAGGAAGATCCACCAATAGGCTGCTGGACAGACATGAGCTCCTCCCACTTCAGGAAGCAGCAGTCCCAGATAGTCCCAGCCTCGTCCCATTGAATGTGCTTATGTAAATGTGTCAATGCATGTAGTGATGTGCGTGCGTAAGAAAAAGAGAGCGAGGAAGCAGGCTGATAATAGAAAATTAGACAAGAAGGAAGTGTGCAGAGAggctgatgtttgtgtgtgtatgtgtgtgagtatgGTGTATGTGGGTATTTATTCAGAGTCGCTCCTTGGTGGGAACCCAGATGTAAGGACCAGACTGCTCCTCGATGATCTGCTTCACCTGCGAATACACTTCCTCTAGAGTTGAGCCCTGGACGATCGctgcaggagggagagagacaaaTATTAATGATTAAAAGATGTGTTTAAATCAAATAATGTGACACACAGGAAGAAAATagttggatggatggacggcCAAGTATTCTCTTCAGGTGTTGGTAAAGATCAAAACCTGAGCTAAATGAGATTTTATGGACCAAAAACACAATCCCACATGTATAATAGCTTAGCTTTAAAACTACTCGACGTGTATAAATATGTGAATAAATCACAGCTTGCCAACAACTTTATCAGCATTAAAGGTGACAGTATGCCAGTGTGGTTCACAGCTTGCCCCTGCTGCATGTTTAACAGTTTCTCCAAGCTGCCTCCTCCACAGATTCTCctcaaacacaaaaataaacttgATCACATTTTCACTTACACCTCAAAGCATACTAATCTTTGATGAAAGAAAGTTGAGCAGATAtggaaaatgttatttttacccTACTTTCCAAAGTTATACAGCTCATGTGTACAGTTTTCTTTTCAAAGTGTGTAACCCCCACAGGTGAGACTTAATAAAGCAGACTTTACTGCACAGTATTTATCATACACTCACAATATCCTGAtattattagtgcaaaaaattTCTGCAGTAAGTTAATAGTAGCAGCGACTCTGGAGGCAGTCCAGATGTGCACATGGAGACAACCTTGAGAGGGGAGATTTAAAGGTATGTGTTTTGTTTAGGTGACTCACCAGTGAAGTACTCTGTGAACTCCTGCTCCAGTTTCACAGCTCTGTCGTAGGCCTTCCTTGCCTGCTCCTCACTGAGACGCTTATTCATCTCTCTGCAGAAAGAGACTACAGTTagttttctgtaaaaaaaacccccattaGACACTATGTAAAAATAGCCCTACTGATATTGTCGTAAAGTTCAGCAGTGTTAAGATTCAGTGACTTTTAGAAAACAGAAAGTGATGAGTGAACAAAGGTAAAGGAACATATAAGCAAAAAAGAAGCTGGActtcacatttatttaaattagtgAACTTTAGCCctcatttaaaataatatagGCAACATTCTCACTGTAGAGGCGTTTGACTTATTGCATATTGTATACAAACACTGTCAACCGACAGCGGTACCCATCAGCCTTCCAGTAAACTCCCTACGGCTCAGGGGTAAAAATGAAGTTCACTGAGTTTTTTTCCCTAATAAATGCagctaaacattttttaatggaaaaagagaaaaaagtacaTTCATGAGAGGTATTTCATCAGTATGACATAAAAGCAGAACTTTCGAGAATTAGTATTTGTCATGTCAACCTTGAACCGTCTCTTAACATTTTTCTGGCACTTATTTAGAGAAGTTATACAATGTTACTGGCTTTGTTTATGTTGCTGATAGTTTTTACCTATAAGATGCTTATAGGATGctactcaattttttttaaccactatCATATTTTTAACCTTTCCATTTGATTACTTGAGCTTTGAAAGAACAGATGATAAAACAGTGCAAGAGAGATGCTCGGATAAAAGATGTCTTTGAACAGTTATGTTGTGTCACTTACAAAATGTTGTCGACACTGAGTGGTCTAATGAGGATAGCGATGGGATGGAGGCCTGCCATCTGGAGACGCTTTATCGCGTTCCCTGATACATCCAGTATGCAGTGCTTGCCCTGTGGGAGAGACACGGAGTCAGACATTCTTTCTTCCCATACCCTCGCTCTCTTTTTCCCATTGATCGTGTCTCCGTCTCACCTTGTCAGCGACCTCTTTGACAGACTGTATGCTGGTTCCATACAGATGGTTGTTATATTGTCCAGCCTCAATGAACTTGTGCTCCTGAATCTCTCGCTCCATGAGCTCTCTGGAGGACATGAAGTGGTAATCTCTGCCATCCACCTCGTATTCTCTCCGTGGCCGTGTTGTGTCTAAAGATCAGAATTTACACAGACTCaggcaaagaaataaaatatcttAGTGTGCAGTATTCTGCTCATGAGCACCTTAGTGCACATATTGGCCTGAAACATTAagattaaaaagcaaaaacacaacattatgTCGCATTAGGGACTCATCTGTCTTCAGGGTAGGACATCCATTTGTTGGAGGTTTGGGAGTCCCATAAAAATGTTTGTCAGTTTTTTTCTAACCTAAAAAACTAAATGAGGCAAACGTGACCCTTCACTGAGCtcataaaaaatgtattaaaattagGCATGACTTTACAATTTTGATATATTGCCTCAAGGTCATAAGGTTTGCAAAGCTCCAGTAACTGTTACAGGTTTCTACTGGGATTTATAATGAACTAAAGGCACTCACGTGGGACGCAGGAGCCAAACTTGTCAGGGAACTCGGAGATGAGGTCATCGTTAACCCGATCTTTCATTGGTCCAAGCACGATGACTGGCCGTGTGTAATTAACTGAGAAttgacacaaaaaaaaacaggttcCGTCAATGTGTAAAATCCACTCCTCTGGAGTATCTTTGAAGaattcacagttttaaaaaacttATCCC belongs to Oreochromis niloticus isolate F11D_XX linkage group LG17, O_niloticus_UMD_NMBU, whole genome shotgun sequence and includes:
- the dlg1a gene encoding disks large homolog 1 isoform X8; translation: MMTSSVSSSSTSLRSTQKRTLYVRALFDYDGSASDLSVPNQALPFHFGDILHVSSASEEEWWPARHLSPPPPNCPEVGVIPSRRRAEKKERSRLKTVRVSRSQDRSDQDDKELVTSGTSDNESSSSGQEEIFLTYQPVMQHEVNYTRPVIVLGPMKDRVNDDLISEFPDKFGSCVPHTTRPRREYEVDGRDYHFMSSRELMEREIQEHKFIEAGQYNNHLYGTSIQSVKEVADKGKHCILDVSGNAIKRLQMAGLHPIAILIRPLSVDNILEMNKRLSEEQARKAYDRAVKLEQEFTEYFTAIVQGSTLEEVYSQVKQIIEEQSGPYIWVPTKERL